A single region of the Epinephelus moara isolate mb chromosome 14, YSFRI_EMoa_1.0, whole genome shotgun sequence genome encodes:
- the LOC126401345 gene encoding insulinoma-associated protein 2, with the protein MPRGFLVKRNRRCAASYRSRSNTNNKPVPSDGDRSNCENFEATKPEAGKEKGGLNVFSFERADGLLPVSREDSAGVREAWSPHVESALEAEADRRAQLPETEEQVSEVDVLTPDSDFSCFLPPPPLPPRDLTVTESCSPVKPVGTRLLEHHEEGEKQPLFPSQCLTSSTVSELPFLVSSTPTSVSASIERLLASSSRHAPSYGPSDKYEQSMGHAHLFPPLTLMNQEQHHAARKRSFLEQDQRLNSNRHNKQSVGNPSKKPKVNRKLNFEDEVTTSPVLGLRIKKESPELRRQREKSTAPTGNQPLGEFICQLCKEEYPDPFSLAQHKCSRIVRVEYRCPECDKVFSCPANLASHRRWHKPRPVNSQAGETPTNKSQPLKEARGLLQHERQPVEMEGKENELLRINTNQHHGVLDSSRIRREPSLLLLHARSRDSPDSDSLAPPHYDSSLHYRNPVESCLELQQQVRAADSPPSSLLLLNGNPDERAELPQQQRPSLPHPPLPFVQSLPEEEVYECRYCGKKFRRQAYLRKHLAAHEMTARGSPPPSSYGQARETGGGQSQVFLCHLCGARFPSVEIRDKHRLWHAMRDELLAGTLGGGLRPDVFHSQGDESGAGECEQQQIYTCKHCPSTFFSSPGLARHINKSHPTESRQVMLLQMTVRP; encoded by the coding sequence ATGCCTCGAGGATTCTTGGTGAAGAGAAACCGGCGATGTGCGGCGTCATACCGCTCACGAAGTAACACTAACAACAAACCGGTACCGTCTGACGGTGACAGGAGCAACTGTGAGAACTTTGAGGCGACAAAACCGGAGGCCGGGAAGGAGAAAGGCGGGTTGAATGTTTTCTCCTTTGAACGGGCAGATGGACTACTCCCGGTGTCCCGCGAAGACTCCGCCGGTGTCAGAGAGGCTTGGAGCCCGCACGTGGAGTCTGCGCTGGAGGCAGAGGCGGACCGGCGCGCGCAATTACCGGAGACCGAGGAGCAGGTGAGCGAGGTGGACGTTTTGACTCCTGATAGTGAtttctcctgcttcctccctcctcctccactacCACCACGCGACTTGACCGTAACTGAGTCTTGCAGCCCCGTTAAACCGGTCGGCACGCGACTTCTGGAACACcatgaggaaggagagaagcAGCCGCTGTTCCCCAGTCAGTGCCTGACATCATCTACAGTGTCGGAGCTTCCATTCCTGGTGAGCTCCACGCCGACCTCGGTGTCCGCTTCTATCGAGAGGCTCCTCGCAAGCAGCAGCCGCCACGCGCCGTCCTACGGTCCCAGTGACAAATACGAGCAGAGTATGGGTCACGCGCACTTGTTCCCGCCGCTGACACTGATGAACCAGGAGCAGCATCACGCAGCGAGGAAACGCTCGTTCCTCGAGCAGGACCAACGCTTGAACAGCAACAGACACAACAAACAGTCCGTAGGAAACCCGTCAAAGAAACCCAAAGTGAACCGGAAACTGAACTTCGAGGATGAAGTCACCACCTCGCCAGTTTTGGGTTTGCGGATCAAGAAGGAAAGTCCCGAGCTGAGGAGACAGCGGGAGAAGTCCACTGCGCCCACCGGGAACCAGCCGCTGGGAGAGTTCATCTGCCAACTTTGTAAAGAGGAGTACCCCGACCCTTTCTCCCTCGCGCAGCACAAGTGCTCCCGCATAGTGCGCGTGGAGTACCGCTGTCCCGAGTGCGACAAAGTCTTCAGCTGTCCCGCCAACTTGGCATCTCACCGCCGCTGGCACAAACCTCGTCCGGTAAACAGCCAAGCAGGAGAGACTCCGACAAACAAGAGCCAGCCGTTAAAAGAGGCACGAGGGCTCCTTCAGCACGAGAGGCAGCCAGTAGAGATGGAGGGCAAAGAGAACGAGCTGCTGCGTATTAACACTAATCAGCACCACGGAGTGCTGGACAGCTCCCGCATCAGGCGCGAGCcgtccctgctgctgctccacgCTCGGTCTCGTGACAGCCCCGACAGCGACAGCCTCGCACCTCCGCACTATGACTCCTCGCTTCATTACCGGAACCCGGTTGAGAGCtgtctggagctgcagcagcaggtgagAGCGGCGGACAGTCCACCCTCGAGCCTCCTTCTACTAAACGGCAACCCAGACGAGCGCGCGGAGCTGCCGCAGCAGCAGCGGCCGTCACTTCCTCATCCTCCCTTACCGTTTGTCCAGTCTTTACCGGAGGAGGAAGTGTACGAGTGCCGGTACTGTGGGAAGAAGTTCCGCCGGCAGGCTTACCTGAGGAAACACCTTGCCGCGCACGAGATGACAGCGCGAGGGTCCCCGCCCCCATCGTCTTATGGCCAGGCACGCGAGACCGGTGGAGGACAGAGCCAGGTGTTCCTCTGTCACCTGTGCGGCGCGCGCTTCCCGTCAGTTGAAATCAGAGACAAGCACCGTCTGTGGCACGCGATGAGGGACGAGTTACTGGCGGGAACATTGGGAGGAGGACTCAGACCAGACGTGTTCCACTCGCAGGGAGACGAGAGCGGCGCCGGGGAGTGCGAGCAGCAGCAGATCTACACGTGCAAGCATTGTCCGTCCACATTCTTCAGCTCCCCGGGGCTCGCAAGACACATCAACAAATCTCATCCTACCGAAAGCCGGCAGGTGATGCTGCTGCAGATGACGGTGCGACCGTAA